In a genomic window of Thiosocius teredinicola:
- a CDS encoding DUF3149 domain-containing protein translates to MELFSELFSDWVGILSFGVIAFILVMGGFFLWFFLSRSSDPNA, encoded by the coding sequence ATGGAACTGTTCTCAGAATTGTTTTCCGACTGGGTCGGCATTCTGTCTTTCGGCGTTATCGCCTTCATCCTCGTCATGGGCGGGTTCTTCCTCTGGTTCTTCCTGTCGCGCTCGTCTGACCCGAACGCCTGA
- a CDS encoding EF-hand domain-containing protein, which produces MKKALIVAALLSAPAFAQQPPQMPNLEEMFFKQFDADGNGEVSKQEFMKPTEAQFDHMDKNGDGNLDSSEVAAFNSEMKQRMQEMQQQMRQRMPQR; this is translated from the coding sequence GTGAAAAAAGCCTTAATCGTCGCCGCGCTGCTCAGCGCCCCCGCCTTCGCTCAACAGCCCCCGCAGATGCCGAACCTGGAAGAGATGTTCTTCAAACAGTTCGACGCCGACGGCAACGGTGAAGTCAGCAAGCAGGAATTCATGAAGCCGACCGAAGCGCAGTTCGACCACATGGACAAGAATGGCGACGGCAACCTGGATAGCAGTGAAGTCGCGGCGTTCAACAGCGAAATGAAACAACGCATGCAGGAGATGCAACAGCAGATGCGTCAGCGCATGCCGCAACGTTAA